The DNA region CGTTTAATCTGCCTAAGTAACGTAGAACTTGCAAACATATGAACAATAGATCTATAACGAGTTTGACTTTAGCAACGGGTTTGTAAAATAAACCTATTCAACTTGCCTGTGTTACGGGCTATTTGTCGTGTCCAAATTCTCGTGCAAGTTCTCTTCTTTTGAAGAGAATTTGCACATTCTCAGCACAGTACACTTGCTCTTCGCAGCTTCTTGCGGCGGGGAGCCTAACTTTAGAGGAGGAACTATACATGAGTGGATTGAGTATGTTTTTTGCACAAAATGCAGCGGCGGATACAACGGAGGAGTTTATTGTATCTTCCCGTTTCAAGGATGAGAAAGGCGAACCGGTTGCTTGGAAATTACGCAGCATGACCGAAGATGAGAACCAGGAGTGCCGCAAGGCAGCTACCCGCAAAATCAAGGGCAAGAACGGGGTATACACACCTGACATTGATGCCAATGATTACATGGCTCGCCTGATGAGTGCCAGCGTGGTGTACCCTGATCTGAAAAATGCGGAGCTTCAACGTTCGTATGGCGTGATGGGGGCAGAATCGCTTTTGCGGAAAATGCTGCTGCCTGGGGAATTTGCTTCACTAGGAGAACAAGTCCAGAAGCTGAACGGC from Paenibacillus sp. JNUCC-31 includes:
- a CDS encoding phage tail assembly chaperone; translation: MSGLSMFFAQNAAADTTEEFIVSSRFKDEKGEPVAWKLRSMTEDENQECRKAATRKIKGKNGVYTPDIDANDYMARLMSASVVYPDLKNAELQRSYGVMGAESLLRKMLLPGEFASLGEQVQKLNGFNQDMNELVDDVKN